AGAACTCCCGAACCAGTTTGCACTTTCGCAGCTCCTCCTTGGCCATCACTGAGTTGACGAAGATCTGCAGACCTTGCACCCGATTGTCGAGAAAGACGGCATTGAAGTTATCGCCGAAAAGCTTCTTCCGGGGCAGCATGAGCGTAAGGTTGGGAAAAGCCTGCTTTAGCTTGCTATTGAGCCGCACGAAGTCGGTGTAGCGTCGCATAACAAGCCAATAGTCGTTGGTCTCCGGATTCTCGACTCGCAGCTTGTAGGCAGTGAAACGCGCACGTTCCTCCATAACCTCGTAACCAATAATGGGCACCCTTAGCACAGCGTTGGGGTCCACGGGCGGCACCACCGATCCCGAGGAGAGAGTCATCTGGCTGGCGAACATAGAGTTGGAGCCAGTGTGCCGGGAGCTGGATTGGCTGTAGCCCAAGCTGCACTCGCTCATCCGCCGAGGAGTTCTAGACCTGGATTCCAAATCCACGGAATGTCCACCTGCCTGGTTGCCATAGGACGACTGCGTCAGGTCGCGATGGGAACGTGCACCGCCGAGCATTTCGCTTTTGTTTATCGGCGTTCTCGGAGATTGTTCGTAACTGTGAGAGCTAATCCTTTGCAGGCAAACCTCTGACTTGGCGTTTGCCACCGTCAATGGAGCACCGGAGTTACTGGCCAGGATTAAACTAACATCCCCCTCCGATTTGCTGCGCAACAGGCTGTTGTTTTGGTATTTTCCGATTTGTCGTAGGTCAGGACTCGAGTGGCACTTGCGACCGAGTAGCTTCTGCTCCCGGAACTGACTCCGTTTGTCCAATCCGCAGACGGAGTTCCCAGTTTTGAGCAACGATTTCTTCGGTGACGTTATTGCTGTGCTGGCCTTCTTAAAGAGCGTTGCTTGTGAAGTTCTTGCTGGTGCTGCTAAAtggttgttattgttgccgtAGCCAGTGCCTGTTTCTCTTTTCCGAAGCGCACGCAGTGACATTGCTTTGTTTATCTTGATTTCGCTGTAGCGTTTCGTTTGCTACATGACTTAGAAAATTTCCCAAAACGAAATTGCTTTTCTcccttttcttttgttttcttttgtggAGCGCAGTGTGGCCACACTCCGTTGACCCAATTGAGACAGTGTTGGCTAGCGCTGCACTGGCCAATCGATTACACTTGGCGGCAAACAGCTGTGGGTCTATCGAAAATGGAGCATGTggtaaatattattgttattctcgcgagatttatttaaataaatgatttacCCCAGAAAAGCGAAACTAAAGAGCTGGTACACAAGCTCGTGCGCCTGAGCATAACCGAAAATGAGGAGGAAATCTCGGCATTACTCAAGAACCTACGACTTTTGCTCACAAAAGGCAGGGAAAACCAAGAGACTTTGGCTGAAAGTGCGGAGTTTTCCAGCTTTTTAAATGCTGTGGCTTTCAGTCCAGTGATGCGCACGGAGCATCGGCTTATACACAATCTATCTCTGCAGGTGCTAGCCAATAGTGTGGTTAACAATGAGACCACCCAAGCACTTATCTGGAGTCAGCATGGCTTGAAGATCGCCGAACAAGCTTACGCTTCTCCCTTGGGAAGTTCGAATAATGTGCTCCTCATGATCATGTACAACATATATATCAGTGGTCATGGTCTTATCACCGACTTGGTGGCACTTAAAACTTGTCTGCAACTGTGGCGAGCTCTAAACGAAGCCCAGTGCACCTATAACTTCGAGTATCTACACTTCTTCCTGGAGCACTTCATTGTCCAGAATGGACGAGCCTGCGTAGCTTGTTACCAAAAGCTGGAGACTGAAGATCGTGTTGCTTTCCTCGACTACGTGGCCCACTATCTGAGGGAAAACAGTCCCAATGGTGATGTTACGCTGTTTTTACTGCAGCACTTTGCTAAAGAATTCCGCATGAAATCCGATTGCCTCCTGCGTGAAACGATAAAGCTTAAGCATGAGCTTCATCCACGTGAAGTTCACACCTTACTGCGCATCATCGCAAGTGCAAGCGGCTCAGAGAAGTATGCTAATGTATATCCCAACGACCAATCGCTGTTCATCAACGTGAGCAGCCTGCTGAGATGCATTGTGTCTGCTGGCAAGGAACCGGATGGAGGCGGCCTTGATAAGCCCATGACGAAGCTGGAAGAGGTGGCACTCACTTCGGACATTGATGCGGGCTACGAAAAAAAGGTGTCCTATGAACTCAAAACGTTACTCGTACGCTGCTCCGCCAATCTTCTGTATGACAACAAGGCCAACAAGGGATACTGCCTGGACACACAGCTGCTGCCCACGCTTCTTGAATGCACAACGATGGATGCTCGAAACCCATGTAAGAAACATATTTGAAACAAGCTAAAGCATAGCTTaacattttactttttatcCCTCAGTGATGCGGGAGTGGAGCATCTTGGCCATCCGAAACGCCTGCATCAACTGTCCGGAGGCGCAACAGGTGATCGCTGGCCTGACTATGCAGGGCTCCGCGCCCAACGACATCCTCACCGAACTCAACCTGGACATGGGAGCGCTACGCATCTCTGACAGGCAGTAATAGTTTCGATGACCTAGCATACAGCATACGTCTACCCATGAGAAATTGGCAAACGAGCCATGACCACTGGCTGGCCAACAAGTGGTTAGATGTTATTCACACCACGTCATGCTCCTCGCAGTCGTTGCCCCCCTTTTCGGGCTTTACGATGCGCTAATGGCATGCCAACAGATAGCCAAAGGCATTCATAAAAGCGATGTCAACGTTTAATGGTAAAACGGGGCGGAATTGTGGCGGTCGGCTGGCGTGGCTAGCGAAGATATAAAAATAGCTGCCCATGTACCATGCTCTGTGTACCATTAAAAAAGAGATGCCTAAATCCATCTAAATTCTAAATTTGTGCGCACACTGCCGCAGCAGCGGCGGATTCATCGGCGGAGTTGAGTTCATGTTTATGGCGTAATTAAGCAACGATGACGTCTGCTCGAGTAATTCCTTCGTCGGTTTGCTGCAGGTGGCAGCTCCGCCCTGCCCAAATCCCACGTCCGAATCCGCTCCCAAGTggcgtacatatgtatgcagaacgattttatgtttatgctgGCTAACAATGGCTGccattgtttttctttttgttggcTCGTCGCGCTCCCCGAAAAAGAAAGGCGAAGGAAAAGGCTGGCGAGCGACAACCACTGGTGGCTAGTAGCCAGTCAGTCTGTGCTCTGCCCTGGCCAGCAGCAGACGGAGCCGTATCGCCGCGATCCGATCGTTAGCCCAAAGATCGCGCTCttttatttcgaattttgtgGCTCGCTTCACGGGCAAtatagccatttatttcggttgTTATCGCTTGTTCGCCTCGATTTTTAGTCGGTAGTTTAaccaaaaattttattttagacGAGCCGGGCCGGGCAGCTcataaaaaccaaacataTCGTTCATAAACAATTAGACTGGGGCCAGAGCCAGTgccagccaaccagccaaccagctagccagtcagccagtcagccagccagccagagATCTCCGTTGCATCGGTGCAGCTTTAATGGTAAACATCGAGGGTATATGTGGTCTGCTCCTCTTATATAACGATAAATCAGGATACCTGACGGACGTTAACAACGCCTGACAGTTTATGAGATGGGAGGCGGTGGTGATCCAAATCCGCTGGCATTGGCATTATTTATGCGGGGCATTAATTAAATACACATTTCTCAAAATTCGCTTCTTTTACGCCGGGGCGGAATTCAACGTGTGCTGCGACGTCTGAATAATACGGCACAGACCAAAAATACAATGGCCGACAGCAAGTAAAACAAAGGCtgaaacacaaaataaataaatagacgGACGGACGGTCGTTTCGAGATTTATTTCGCTGTGCTTTaagtttttcaaaaaacaaaaaaaaaatatctaaaatttCTGCCTGTCAAAAGTGTCAATATATTCGCGCCCAAAATGAGATGACAATGAGTTGTGAATTAATGATGCGACGATGCCTCCTCCACTTTGTCAGCCAGGAATCAGCTAAGCCTGCGGTGGGTCGTTCTAAAAATAAGGCAAACTGATGGCTGTAATTTGTGCGTGGCTAAAAAAACTAGAAAACTAGAAAAGAAATTCGAGAAAATCGCATTCGAAGCAAAGTGGCACATGCGTTGGAGCTCAATGACGCACTTCAGTGACGCAAGTGCCTGCAACTCCGCGATGCAAGCTGCAAGATCTATTCCCGGAATAGATCGCGGAAGTGGAGAATAATAAACTGGCGACTCTTTGAGTTTTTCTTTATGGGTTTTCCCCCACAACTAAACGAAATGTATATGATGGCATTTTTGGTAGCCAAATAATGGTAGCGCAACAAAGGAGGAACATTTCGACGGCATCCACATGGCAGGCAGTACTAACCATGTATATGACACTTGTGCACGCACAGCGATCCGCCGCCTAATCCCCACCTGCCACGCCAACTGCCCGACCATCTACCCATCCATCCGAGCACCCACTCGGCGGAGGCGCACCTAATTCTCGCAAATATTCCGCAAAGAGGCGAAATCATTTTTGAAAAGGAATTCGCATTTTTGtcatctattttttttttttttcgcctgaATGTGTCCActaatttgcttaatttctGTCAAAGACCAGCGACGAACGACGAAAGTATGGGAATTTCTGGTTGTCTTGGCAACTTGTATGCaaacacataaataaaataaaagaaaatagcACGGATTCTCCAAAACAACATAATTAATGGGCACGTTTTCGCGGATTTGCGTGAGGCGAACTTACAGCTTAGGGTATCTTAAAAACtataaaactaaactaaactacaGTAGTAGTACACTACTGTGATGTGAAATATTAGAAATCACATTTATTTCGAAAACGTATTAAAAacgtttattttaaaataacaagTAATAAACGCAAAGTACATAAACAGTAGACTACAGTTTCCCTTAGCTCCATTATCTAATAAATCACATTTATGAGTtccatttcaatatttccaaaataattctcaatatttttctaaaatcgTTGGTCTTTCCGTCGTTCccttaaaacatatttaattgccagtttttttttttttgaaatctCAACACTGCTGCTCTGCCTGCCGCTGTTTGCttagtataaaaataaaatattgtttaaattagaGAGGTCTGGGATCGGATGAGGGACGTTGGGGCTGTAGGCCCGGTGAAACACCTGCCGAATGATGAAAACGGCGGCGCCCGGCAATGTCCCACATGTGTGCGATGTGTCCGCATGACTTCATTGCCGGGGGAGCGACTACAATAAGTGGGTTAACTTCCTCCCCCAGGAACGTGCGCTGTTCCATGTGCGTGTGGATTGCCCCTTGCCAACGTCCAGAGAGCCATAGGAGTGGAGCGTGATCCGGAAACAGCGACGACACAATCAGGATGAAGCGCGACGTGTCCACGTCGACCATCGGCCGGGATGAGGCCCGACGTCCGCTGATGGAGGCCTACATGTTCCAGCGGCGTGTGCTGCTCGGCTGCAGTCTGCTCATGGTGGTTTCGCTGCTAATCTGGATAGTGGCCATCTCGACCGATCACTGGATCATCATATCCGGCGGAAAGGGTAAGTTAACCATTTGGTAATGTAATTAACTGAAGTACAACCAATTACTCACAAACTACAACATCACTTCCGTTTTCTAAAGGCATTTTTATACCCGAATCTCGACGCTTCTTCATGTCCTCGCACTCGGGATTGTGGCGCCATTGCCGGAACACGATAGTGCCCAATGCCATGAGCAATGCCCAGGTGGTGCGCAACTTTAGCTCCATGTCGTACACATCGCAGACGAACATCAACGAGGCGAAGCGAAATCTCTCGCAAATGGACTTCATCAAGGAGTTCGCGCACGAGAAGCTGGAAACGTCGGACAACTTTACGGAATCGGCGCGTCGCCACATGTTTGCCCATTGGGTACGGGGCGAGGATATGGAGTTTCAGACGCTGCGCCATGCCTTTCGCACCCTGGTGATGAACACCGAGGAGAATCAGCGGCAGTTTAATGCCACGGCCATTAAGCCCATACCCATCAATCCGCTGGATGTGCAGGGAATCATTGAGAGAAATACTTTTGGTTCGGCGCTGCAGCGAGTTAAGTACAACAACACTTGGTCCTACTACGTGATCCCGGAGGTGGCGCAGTTAGCCATCTTCAGGAACTGGACGGATTACCCCCTGGTGGTACGACTGCTGGGCACCTACATCCGGGATATCAGCATCCCGGCCTACGTGCTTAACGATGAACGGGTGATACTTATCCTAgtgccaccgctgccgcccaAGAAGGGTCAGCCCGCCTACTACAGCTATATACCGAACCGTGAGTGGGAAAACCCAAAGAAGCCATTTGATTGCTTAACTAATCTTTCTCCCCAGAGCGCTGTAAGTACATCGACATGTTCCCCAACTCCAATGCTCTGCGAAATGAGCCCGGTTTCGATGACGAACTATTGGGTAGGTACCACTGGTCGAGTTTCACATACGACGGCTCCTAATTGGCAGTCGCTTGGTACTCCCTTTCAGACTATATCCGGACGCAGGCGTCCTTTGCCTGCATAACACTGTTCGTGATGAGCTTGGGTGCCGTCTTCTCCTTCTACACGTTCATGAATCCGCGCTACATGTTCAAGCGTCTGGCGGGTGGCATCCACTTGGTGGCTGCCTCCACGGCGCTGGTGGTTCTCCAGGTGCTCTTCTCCTCGATTGACTACACCAAAGAGCATCTGTTCTATGCGTATCCTGAAGGGGCGCAACTAACGTATGTCAGCAATCAGATAATGTATACTATATTCAAAGGTTTTTATTTCCGTTTTCAGTTATGGCTACGGCGTTTATTTGGCCTGGTTCACGTTCGTGGACAATATCCTGTGCGGTGTTATGTTCCTCTGGTATTCTGGCAAGAAGAAGGGTGCCAAGGCGCCCAACGACGAGGTGGCCATGGCCGACGAGCCGACCATCATGGGCAGATAACTGGTAACCGGATATCTTTTTGATGGTATTACCTAATGCCCATACTGCGACCAAAGACCAAAGCAATTGGCTAACTATCCGCCATTGCTTATCATTTCacttttgttatttgttgttttcataATGGCTGTATTTAAAATGTTCGCTTTATAACTTTAAGAATCTCAATGCAATAAAGGAATTGTTTTCAGTCAGTAACGATCGATCCAATTTAAAACCGATAACAGCGCgggatttcttttttaatattcgATTAGGGCTATCGAAGTTGGCCTTGCTCGACATATGACCATTGGAATAAAATACTTAATACATTTCATTAACACCAAATTATTGTAAATCTACAAGATTAATATGAAAACACTTCATTCTATATAATTTcttaatacaattaaaaataaaaaaagggtGACCCCTTCTCAAATCTTTTTTTGTGCCCATGGAAGGCAGTGTGACCATATTGCAAACACATTTCTAATTCGTTTGGAAaccaaaacataaaaataataaaaaagacGTTTTATCCTAAATATCAGGATTAAACTATTAttaagaaaatgtaaaatatataaagacATAAAGAACATCTTAATAGACAACAGataaaaaagataataaaCATACACGTGGAAAGATTTACCCATTGGAATCAAACAAGAAACTTGCTTCAATAAAACATGGTATATAAAAGAAAACAGTTTCCGAATCATGGCAAATAGTTGGTAATTCCAAAACTTCTTAGGAACCCCTAGAACCGGACGTTATTACCACCCAAGCAAAGGAACTGTCGGCGGTGGAGCGACAAAAGTTGGACGAGCAAAACAAGCGTGGTCTCGTGCCCGAATACAAAGCGAACAAGTTGGAAATCGATGCCCAGAGGAACTGGGATATATTCTACAAGCGAAATGAGACTCGTTTCTTTAAGGACCGCCACTGGACAACGCGTGAGTTCCAGGAGCTGCTGGACCAGGAGGAGTTCCACGAGAAACGAACACTTTTCGAAGTGGGATGCGGTGTGGGCAACCTGGTATTCCCGCTGCTGGAAGAACAAACCAGCGAAGAGGGATGTTTCAGCAATAGCAGATTCTTCTTCTACGCGTGCGATTTCTCACCGCGAGCAGTGGAATTCGTGCGCTCCAATCCTCTGTACGATCCCAGCCAGATATCTGCCTTTCAGTGTGATATCACAACGCAACAGGTGCATGACCACATCCCTCCCAGCAGCGTGGACATTTGCACGCTGATCTTTGTGCTCTCCGCCATACATCCACAGAAGTTCAAAGATGTGGTGCAGAACCTGGGAAAGCTACTAAAGCCAGGAGGACTGCTTCTGTTTAGGGATTACGGTCTCTACGACATGGCACAGTTGCGCTTTAAGCCGGGCAACAAGATAGCAGAGAACCTCTATGTAAGACAGGATGGCACCCGTAGCTACTTCTTTTCAGAGgaggaagtatccaagctgtTTCAGGAGAACGGCTTTGAGGTCATTACCAATGCCTATGTCCATCGTCGAACTCTAAATCTTAAGGAAGGCGTGGATGTGCCGCGCATTTTTCTGCAAGGCAAGTTTAGGAGGAAAAACCTGTGACCAGAGGTTAATAATCATGACCATTGTTACGTATTtagtttttgtatttattttaaatcaataaCATGGTTCAAGTCAAcgttcaataaatatttgtatgtatatattagtTTACACATGTATATGCTAATAAGTGACAGAACTAAAAGGTTTCCTGTAGAATTCAGTTGAAATTGCCTGGACCCAACTCTCACTGAATGTCGTCGAGTAGATATCGAATGTGTGAGCATCATGCTGCTTACCTAAAACAAGTGAAATGCACCGGGATGGGTACGTTCTGTTCCCCGAAAATGGAACATAGTCTCCCTCTGACTGAAGCATTTGCAAACGATCTCTACCGAGGGTTCCGTGTGTGTatacattttgtatatataattcTTGTGACGTCCTAGCAACACTTAATCTAACCAACAATTGGATTTGGAATACGATAATACATACGAACAACTAAGAAAACCCATCAAAGTCAACAAACTCAAACGATGCTTAtgccataaattcaaatttcgaGCCACGGTTCTATTCGGCTAATACACAGCGGTAGGTGGCGAATGTACACATAATTTAGGGTGAGTGAATCTCGCGGTCATGATGCCATTGTGTCGGCATGAAATCTTTGGATAATTCTAAGTATTCACAATATAGGGTCCGACCAAAATGCAGGGGCTATAATTGCATCTAACCAGAAACATTACTTTATATATTGACAAACTGGTAATAAtgataaattatatatattggtATAACTTGATCAAAATTGCAAACGAAATGCCCTAGAATTATCCTtgtattacaaaaaaaaaaatgcctgCACAATGCCTACATCTATTATTGCATTCATACAAAACCCACTCACCCCAGTTGTAGTTGTAAATTTATATACTTGATACTTGGATTTGGCTAATCGCCTTTGGAACGAGACGATTGATTGCACTACTCCGCCAAGCCGTGCTCGGCCAACTTGCCgccattgctgctgctgtgcccTATCGGCGCCAGTTCAATGCTGGAGTCGAAGCTCTTGGTGATCAGGTCGCTACTGGTCACCGAGTTGGTGGTGCTGCTCAGCGGGGGCAGGGATGTGTTGGCACTTACGCCCAGCACGCCGTCGTTGAGGTCGCTGTCCACGCTGAAACTGTTGCTGCCGTTCTCGTTGATCAGCGAGAGCGTCTGCAGGGGCAACACTTCGCCGGTGGGTGGCTGTTCCGCGCTGGAATTCGAGCTGGGTTCCGCCTGCAGCTGGAGCAGTGAGTTGCGCTGCGTGTGCTTGTCGAACTTGCGCTGCGGTGGCTTCGGTGGCTCCTTGTCCTTCTCTTTCTCCTTGTCCTTAGATTTCTTGAAGCCCGCAATGAGCGCCTTGTGTGCCTGTGCCTTGATGCCCTCCATGCTGGGCCGCATGATGGAAGTGCGCGTACCGGAACTCTCCTTCGTTGAGGGCGATTCCTTGGTGCCCGGTTCCGTCTCCTCAGTGACGCTGGCCAGCTGCTGCGGAGCCTGCTGTATTGTGAGGTCCTGTACCTGGATGGGTATGTCGTCGGGCAGTTTTTTCGTACGGAAGGATGCGTTCGTGATCATAGACTTGGACACCGATGTGGTCACCGTTGTTGTGGACGGCGTTAAGGCCACACTCAAGCCCATGGGACCGTCGTTGGGCTGTCCGGAAGGATTGGCGTGCAGCGAATTTCGCACTGCGCTGGTCACCAGGATCACTTCCGAGTACATCTCGTAGATGGCCCGGTTGTGGATGTCGTCCAGTGTCTGAATGGCTATCGTGCCGAAGCCATTAAACATGGCGAAATAGATGGCGTGCACCAGCTCGATCAGGAAGGCGGCGGACAGTGGAATGCGCGGTGAAGAGGGCTTGGGAAAAGGTACTCCGGTTGCAGGATCAGATCTGgaatttttagaaatttattataattgcaAGCCGACTATGTAGTTTACTTTACCCATAACTCATTCGATGGCCATGACCCGACTTCGTGGTGAATCCTTGGTTCACCAACTGCGATGTGACCCGGCACAAGTGCAGTAGCGAAGACTTCTGCGTTTGGCTGACCTGCTGGTTGTAGCAGAACAGCAAAGCAGTAAGAATACGCATTCGGTTCTGGGCATGAATCGATTCGATGCGCTGGTGTGGACCCCACTTCACCTCCCGGTTGCAGTTCTCCTCCCAACGGCGCAGATCCGTCATGGGCAGGTTCTTTACCTCGTGGTAAACGGACGTCTGGGCCAGGATGGGCATGCGAAAGGCCACCACCTTCTGGCCGCCGTCTTCGGTGGACACCTCGCCATTGTAAATGCAGATGAGCAGCGTCTCCACGCCGCGCGCAGCCTTCTTATCGCCGCCGGCCACCGAGTGGAGGTACGTGTAGAGAAGCACTGGGATGAACTGCAGCGGGAACTTGTGCAGCGTCTGCTCCGGCGAGCGGTAGAAGGCCAGTAGCTGCTGGCAGATGTCGTGAACCAGCGTTTCGTTCCGCTGTCGCTCGTTGAAGATGGTGAATATGGCTTCGGCGATCTCGGGATCTGTTTCGTGCTCCACCACGAACGCTTCCGCCTCCGAGGGCTGACCCCGTATGCGCTGGTAGTCCGCCAGCCAGTCCCTCACCAGTTCCGCCATCGTCGTTACCCTGAGCTGGTAACAGAATCTGAAAAGTGCAATAGGAAATTCACAGTCAATGTCGGACTTCACAGTTGTGCTCACCTTGACCTGGATGGCAACCGGGGTGCTAGCAATGGTAGTGGATATGCCGCAGAGCTGGGTTCAGGTTTCCGCACCCTGGGTTATGTGGTAGCAGTGGCTAATTAATTTATCACTAGCCTCCGCTGCTGCTCCCTCTTAATTTTTTCCCAAATAAGCCAGGGCTGCATCGCAGTATGGCCAGATAATCCGTTCTTCGGAGGACcgtatttttaaagttttcggtatattatttgattttttttttaaatagaaatattttgtatttttattatatatttcatttttgtaatACATTTTATTGCAGGATTGTGCCATATTACTGaaagaaatttgatttatgcaacctgttttaatttattaaatttaactcGGACATGATCAGAAAATTCTCTAGattatttatttcctttgggttctttaaaaaaaaaaagttaatttctATTGAGCATAGATATAcataaaataactatatttttaataaatatagaTTTTAAATTGAAGAATCGACTAGCGACTCTTTAAATCATTATCGCACACTTTAAATTGTTAAAGCTTAGCTTCCTAGAATCTATGATTCTAgaatgaaatgaatataagAAACAGTCTTCTTTATAAAAACGTTGCTGTGGGCGGAATATTTTATCGGCGTAGATCAGCAGCGCCGTTTGGGTTAATTTTATCATAAGAATGGATTATCATATTGTTTAAGGGAACTATCACTTCGACTACTACTATGgacaacaaataaacacaacaAGGGTTATAAAATCTATcgcataaatatataattggCTAGTTGATGGAAGAATGG
The sequence above is drawn from the Drosophila melanogaster chromosome 2R genome and encodes:
- the Snx16 gene encoding sorting nexin 16, yielding MSLRALRKRETGTGYGNNNNHLAAPARTSQATLFKKASTAITSPKKSLLKTGNSVCGLDKRSQFREQKLLGRKCHSSPDLRQIGKYQNNSLLRSKSEGDVSLILASNSGAPLTVANAKSEVCLQRISSHSYEQSPRTPINKSEMLGGARSHRDLTQSSYGNQAGGHSVDLESRSRTPRRMSECSLGYSQSSSRHTGSNSMFASQMTLSSGSVVPPVDPNAVLRVPIIGYEVMEERARFTAYKLRVENPETNDYWLVMRRYTDFVRLNSKLKQAFPNLTLMLPRKKLFGDNFNAVFLDNRVQGLQIFVNSVMAKEELRKCKLVREFFCLDEPPSYSESMEECRAIFEAQEETIEHLKLQIRNKNDLILSLQQKLREEMNEKEQLREAMKNMELNCSHCSSASDSLGIK
- the CG4975 gene encoding uncharacterized protein, isoform C, giving the protein MEHVKSETKELVHKLVRLSITENEEEISALLKNLRLLLTKGRENQETLAESAEFSSFLNAVAFSPVMRTEHRLIHNLSLQVLANSVVNNETTQALIWSQHGLKIAEQAYASPLGSSNNVLLMIMYNIYISGHGLITDLVALKTCLQLWRALNEAQCTYNFEYLHFFLEHFIVQNGRACVACYQKLETEDRVAFLDYVAHYLRENSPNGDVTLFLLQHFAKEFRMKSDCLLRETIKLKHELHPREVHTLLRIIASASGSEKYANVYPNDQSLFINVSSLLRCIVSAGKEPDGGGLDKPMTKLEEVALTSDIDAGYEKKVSYELKTLLVRCSANLLYDNKANKGYCLDTQLLPTLLECTTMDARNPLMREWSILAIRNACINCPEAQQVIAGLTMQGSAPNDILTELNLDMGALRISDRQ
- the CG4984 gene encoding uncharacterized protein, isoform D, producing the protein MKRDVSTSTIGRDEARRPLMEAYMFQRRVLLGCSLLMVVSLLIWIVAISTDHWIIISGGKGIFIPESRRFFMSSHSGLWRHCRNTIVPNAMSNAQVVRNFSSMSYTSQTNINEAKRNLSQMDFIKEFAHEKLETSDNFTESARRHMFAHWVRGEDMEFQTLRHAFRTLVMNTEENQRQFNATAIKPIPINPLDVQGIIERNTFGSALQRVKYNNTWSYYVIPEVAQLAIFRNWTDYPLVVRLLGTYIRDISIPAYVLNDERVILILVPPLPPKKGQPAYYSYIPNQRCKYIDMFPNSNALRNEPGFDDELLVAWYSLSDYIRTQASFACITLFVMSLGAVFSFYTFMNPRYMFKRLAGGIHLVAASTALVVLQVLFSSIDYTKEHLFYAYPEGAQLTYGYGVYLAWFTFVDNILCGVMFLWYSGKKKGAKAPNDEVAMADEPTIMGR
- the CG4984 gene encoding uncharacterized protein, isoform B — its product is MKRDVSTSTIGRDEARRPLMEAYMFQRRVLLGCSLLMVVSLLIWIVAISTDHWIIISGGKGIFIPESRRFFMSSHSGLWRHCRNTIVPNAMSNAQVVRNFSSMSYTSQTNINEAKRNLSQMDFIKEFAHEKLETSDNFTESARRHMFAHWVRGEDMEFQTLRHAFRTLVMNTEENQRQFNATAIKPIPINPLDVQGIIERNTFGSALQRVKYNNTWSYYVIPEVAQLAIFRNWTDYPLVVRLLGTYIRDISIPAYVLNDERVILILVPPLPPKKGQPAYYSYIPNQRCKYIDMFPNSNALRNEPGFDDELLDYIRTQASFACITLFVMSLGAVFSFYTFMNPRYMFKRLAGGIHLVAASTALVVLQVLFSSIDYTKEHLFYAYPEGAQLTYGYGVYLAWFTFVDNILCGVMFLWYSGKKKGAKAPNDEVAMADEPTIMGR
- the CG34195 gene encoding uncharacterized protein, encoding MEPLEPDVITTQAKELSAVERQKLDEQNKRGLVPEYKANKLEIDAQRNWDIFYKRNETRFFKDRHWTTREFQELLDQEEFHEKRTLFEVGCGVGNLVFPLLEEQTSEEGCFSNSRFFFYACDFSPRAVEFVRSNPLYDPSQISAFQCDITTQQVHDHIPPSSVDICTLIFVLSAIHPQKFKDVVQNLGKLLKPGGLLLFRDYGLYDMAQLRFKPGNKIAENLYVRQDGTRSYFFSEEEVSKLFQENGFEVITNAYVHRRTLNLKEGVDVPRIFLQGKFRRKNL
- the Hyccin gene encoding hyccin, isoform A, giving the protein MAELVRDWLADYQRIRGQPSEAEAFVVEHETDPEIAEAIFTIFNERQRNETLVHDICQQLLAFYRSPEQTLHKFPLQFIPVLLYTYLHSVAGGDKKAARGVETLLICIYNGEVSTEDGGQKVVAFRMPILAQTSVYHEVKNLPMTDLRRWEENCNREVKWGPHQRIESIHAQNRMRILTALLFCYNQQVSQTQKSSLLHLCRVTSQLVNQGFTTKSGHGHRMSYGSDPATGVPFPKPSSPRIPLSAAFLIELVHAIYFAMFNGFGTIAIQTLDDIHNRAIYEMYSEVILVTSAVRNSLHANPSGQPNDGPMGLSVALTPSTTTVTTSVSKSMITNASFRTKKLPDDIPIQVQDLTIQQAPQQLASVTEETEPGTKESPSTKESSGTRTSIMRPSMEGIKAQAHKALIAGFKKSKDKEKEKDKEPPKPPQRKFDKHTQRNSLLQLQAEPSSNSSAEQPPTGEVLPLQTLSLINENGSNSFSVDSDLNDGVLGVSANTSLPPLSSTTNSVTSSDLITKSFDSSIELAPIGHSSSNGGKLAEHGLAE